From the Elusimicrobiota bacterium genome, one window contains:
- a CDS encoding carbohydrate-binding protein, translated as MKKYRLFLAVCIFVLLVVLYGTANAAMRGRPRIVGHNAVAENGWPLRGDTARVGKWVISDKKFWQGMRDQFNYNIGRIFVYRDMRSPTEFGGTGQPGDLWLTIDECIAEIDKQVQYAEELGMYALIEYVPVPTGKYMHRDEPWKTDSLEFWDRVALRYKDKTHVIYALSSEPGGGYKPESYLSDPEGDAGDVKWQEDEYLRVRAIAPNTMLSMWEFAGAYRACPEYICMTYVVNTSVGKIDYSNAFVGFHLYGIIEKEIKELSDNYPTMPTGGCKLSPGDDSLDTKIDICLRNGVTSWILLSGTGRLNDPFAPIDAAPVIVRWSKDPLAVDGPTTPDTTPPIITITSPANNATVSSFLTVSGTAYDNVALSKVEVKVGIGGTYTAASGALSPWNKTVTLTTSGSNVIYARATDTATPANQKETTVTVTYTPGLNNSPNTPNTPTGTTTGNIGVSYTYSTSGTDPDGDQVKYTFDWGDGTTNETNLVNSGTGAGLSHSWTAAGTYQIKTKATDSKGAGSGWSTALSITITPTSTQHAYHPDNTNSTTPWQISSVLLSATTIEAENYDTGGEDVAYNDTTPGNSGNAYRTTENVDVQECTDTGGGYNIGWTKQGEWLEYSVNVSEGGEYQIILRTARDPAVNDIVHLEFVQNGVTYFATPSVSLPATGGWQVWKDTEVVNSVILLPGDQIMKLVFDNSPATDCSNINYIKIIKLTPDTTPPEVSAVSTTSITGSQAVVTWTTNEPANSKVQYGTTLPYSSTTTLASFVTSHSVPITGLTEKTLYHYRIITTDMSNNPTTTGDYVFTTTANDPDAPLISNVHAGVTQDSAVITWTTNEPSDSQVAYGLTTAMGSTTTLIATLVPDHSVLLSNLEKGKTYYYKVYSKDSSGNLAISTQYSFKTSNLQHRIYTYYYDNSTTPASLKFLLQVYNDENSLATDYSGTLTIKTKDSNGTVVDSINSTFIESDSGEKNVSIPLSKDINTLELTGDTTTTIMINFSDLYISKLVGNKGGTIEGVGGIKIVVPSGVVSIGKYLATIKTSVPPAVQNTMRYVNTVNPICYDFGELTFGTGNAPVLENQVFTRAVNITIPYTATDIGTLNEDGLRIYYWTGTDWDLVTGVQTVDKSNNTVTANVRHFSTYRILGSYVFADMSNVNVYPNPYNPATAVSGKLKITNLPINSIMKIYTVTGEKIRELKEIEYGNLGWLEWDGKNDDGDKVGRAVYIYQIEDTAGNKKTGKIGLVK; from the coding sequence ATGAAAAAGTATAGGTTGTTTTTAGCAGTTTGTATATTTGTGTTGTTGGTTGTATTATATGGAACAGCAAATGCTGCAATGCGAGGGCGGCCTAGAATAGTTGGTCATAATGCAGTAGCAGAGAATGGCTGGCCGTTGAGAGGAGATACAGCGCGGGTAGGAAAGTGGGTAATATCGGATAAAAAATTCTGGCAGGGTATGCGAGATCAATTCAACTATAATATTGGGAGAATATTTGTTTATAGAGATATGCGTAGTCCTACTGAATTCGGAGGAACAGGTCAGCCTGGAGATCTATGGTTAACTATTGATGAATGTATTGCCGAAATTGACAAACAAGTTCAATATGCAGAAGAACTTGGTATGTATGCACTTATTGAGTATGTACCTGTACCTACTGGAAAATATATGCACAGAGACGAACCATGGAAGACCGATTCACTTGAGTTCTGGGATAGAGTTGCACTTCGATATAAGGATAAAACCCATGTAATTTACGCATTGTCATCGGAGCCTGGTGGAGGATACAAGCCAGAATCTTATCTTTCGGATCCCGAGGGAGACGCTGGAGATGTAAAATGGCAAGAGGATGAATACCTAAGAGTTCGTGCAATAGCGCCTAATACGATGCTTAGCATGTGGGAATTTGCGGGGGCATATAGGGCATGTCCTGAATATATTTGTATGACTTATGTAGTAAACACATCAGTTGGTAAAATTGACTATAGTAATGCTTTTGTTGGATTTCATTTATACGGCATAATTGAAAAGGAAATAAAAGAATTGAGCGATAATTACCCAACTATGCCAACTGGAGGATGTAAGCTTAGTCCTGGTGATGATTCTCTTGATACTAAAATAGATATATGTTTACGCAATGGAGTGACTAGTTGGATTCTACTTAGTGGAACAGGACGACTGAATGATCCATTTGCTCCTATTGATGCTGCTCCTGTGATTGTAAGATGGTCCAAAGATCCATTAGCAGTTGATGGACCAACAACTCCCGACACCACACCGCCAATAATAACAATCACCTCACCCGCGAATAACGCAACAGTATCATCGTTCTTAACCGTAAGTGGCACAGCATATGACAATGTAGCATTAAGTAAAGTGGAGGTAAAGGTAGGCATAGGTGGGACATATACCGCAGCTAGTGGAGCATTATCACCATGGAATAAAACCGTAACATTAACAACAAGTGGTTCTAATGTAATATATGCCAGAGCGACAGATACCGCTACACCTGCTAATCAGAAAGAGACAACAGTAACAGTAACATACACTCCTGGCTTAAACAATTCACCCAACACACCAAACACGCCAACAGGAACTACAACTGGTAATATTGGTGTATCATATACTTACTCAACATCGGGAACAGACCCTGATGGTGACCAGGTGAAATATACATTTGATTGGGGAGATGGAACAACTAATGAAACTAATTTAGTTAATTCAGGTACCGGTGCGGGTTTATCACACAGTTGGACAGCAGCAGGAACATATCAAATAAAAACCAAAGCAACCGATAGCAAAGGTGCGGGTTCTGGCTGGAGCACTGCATTAAGTATAACAATAACACCTACATCAACCCAACATGCATATCATCCCGATAATACAAATTCAACAACACCGTGGCAGATATCTTCAGTTTTATTAAGTGCAACAACAATAGAGGCAGAGAACTATGACACAGGTGGTGAGGATGTAGCATATAATGATACAACACCAGGCAACAGTGGTAATGCATACAGGACAACTGAGAATGTAGATGTACAGGAATGCACTGATACCGGTGGTGGGTATAATATAGGGTGGACAAAACAAGGAGAGTGGCTGGAATACAGTGTAAATGTAAGTGAAGGTGGCGAATACCAAATAATATTGAGAACAGCCCGTGATCCTGCGGTCAACGATATAGTACATCTTGAATTCGTTCAGAACGGTGTAACTTATTTTGCAACACCATCAGTAAGTTTACCGGCAACAGGTGGTTGGCAGGTATGGAAAGATACAGAAGTCGTAAATTCAGTAATACTTCTCCCAGGTGACCAGATAATGAAGTTAGTATTTGATAATAGCCCGGCAACTGATTGTAGTAATATTAATTACATTAAAATAATAAAACTAACTCCCGATACAACACCACCGGAAGTAAGTGCGGTATCAACAACAAGCATAACCGGCAGTCAAGCAGTAGTAACCTGGACAACAAATGAACCTGCAAATAGTAAGGTGCAATACGGAACAACACTACCATATAGCAGTACAACAACATTAGCAAGTTTTGTAACCAGCCACAGTGTACCAATAACAGGTCTTACCGAAAAGACATTATATCATTACAGGATAATAACAACGGATATGAGTAATAATCCTACAACAACCGGTGACTACGTTTTTACAACAACAGCAAATGACCCTGATGCACCGCTAATAAGTAATGTCCATGCCGGCGTAACACAAGACAGTGCAGTGATAACATGGACCACTAATGAGCCATCAGATTCACAGGTAGCATACGGACTTACAACAGCAATGGGCAGTACAACTACATTAATCGCAACACTTGTCCCCGACCACAGTGTCCTCCTTAGCAATTTAGAGAAAGGTAAGACATATTATTATAAGGTTTATAGTAAAGATTCATCTGGTAACCTTGCGATATCAACACAGTATAGTTTCAAGACATCTAACCTACAACACAGAATATACACCTATTACTACGATAATTCAACGACACCTGCAAGTTTGAAGTTCTTGTTGCAGGTGTATAATGATGAGAACAGTTTAGCAACGGATTACAGTGGAACACTGACCATTAAGACAAAAGATTCTAATGGCACTGTAGTAGATTCAATAAATTCAACATTTATTGAGTCAGATTCAGGTGAGAAGAATGTTTCTATCCCGCTCAGTAAAGATATAAATACATTAGAATTGACCGGTGATACTACAACAACGATAATGATAAATTTTAGTGATTTGTATATATCAAAATTAGTTGGCAATAAGGGCGGAACAATAGAAGGAGTAGGCGGAATAAAGATAGTAGTGCCATCAGGAGTGGTATCCATAGGCAAGTATCTTGCAACAATCAAAACAAGTGTACCACCTGCAGTCCAAAACACAATGAGATATGTTAATACAGTTAATCCGATATGTTATGATTTTGGTGAGTTAACATTTGGAACTGGAAATGCACCGGTATTAGAAAACCAGGTATTTACACGTGCAGTAAACATAACTATACCATATACAGCAACGGACATAGGGACATTAAACGAGGATGGACTCAGAATCTACTACTGGACTGGCACAGATTGGGATTTGGTGACAGGAGTTCAGACAGTAGATAAGTCAAATAACACAGTAACTGCAAACGTCAGACATTTTTCAACATACCGTATATTGGGCAGTTACGTGTTTGCTGACATGAGTAATGTTAATGTGTATCCAAACCCGTATAATCCTGCCACGGCAGTAAGTGGTAAATTGAAGATAACCAATTTACCGATAAACAGCATTATGAAAATATATACTGTGACAGGTGAGAAAATCAGAGAGTTGAAAGAGATAGAGTATGGCAATCTTGGCTGGCTCGAGTGGGATGGCAAGAATGACGATGGTGACAAAGTAGGTAGAGCGGTATATATATATCAGATAGAAGACACTGCCGGTAATAAGAAGACCGGAAAAATAGGGCTTGTGAAATAA
- a CDS encoding carbohydrate-binding protein, which translates to MGKSIESKLIEKLVMTLVLTLITVSVHTATVNIDYSQTRGNLPRYQKYTTTVRNTRGPVDTQLLKDIDMSVERTYYWPSLICKTEGDYNWNSNQYGFMGTDNILDNIISHGSQPLVTIADIPSWLTGETVWYGNEHPPKDYIKWEQLVRDILTHLKAKYPKIVYVSLMSEPTAEWTWYNVLYQHTANAVVAVNATLPPGVAPIKLGGNGQYSDYAIVPLFLDFVKDHGLKLDFIDYHIYTDDASYLGLTAKDPRISATVTRQIKSWLDERGMNAELIITEWCTSGRDYFVTGFTPGNLSLEASWNASGWSSLMQTGINVIPMQFANMDYAQTHESIMAPDRIKTDALNTTTLITTDGVVLPKYNVYKMLKMSKNYLVSASSTTNIYSIASKDNSGVALMLSNNQNVMQTASINLSNLPSSFGTGPIHYERYLVDNTHSNYGYNNNNFLLEKEEDNSSVPATNSYSKSFDMGPYATTLIVMTPTGGTPYVTEKIVPTVINNLAVTNNFATSSLGSSSIVLSWTAPNPNDDYSTTVSEYDIRCSSTLSISESNWKDAHCLGGPVPKAAGNNQTYTVQGLVPDTNYYFAIKSSDAAGNCSAISNITPVVKTAALTTNIALNKTVTVSSTYTDIYSNYSANRAVDGILTTRWASLGSDPQWISIDLGATYNITEIVLKWGTDWFCTYAKDYLIQVSNDGSNWQTIYTKTSGSGGIEDITLNGSGRYVRMYGTKRGENISYCLYSLWEFEIYGNSNASDPTPPAITITSPANNSTVTASLLTVSGTASDNVGLSKVELKVGAGGTYTAVNGTLSPWSNSVTLANGSNVIYAKATDTSNNIKETTITVTYTMPPDTTPPSAINTLTTGVATSNSVVLSWTSVGNDGNIGTASVYDIRYANVSINESNWATATQCSGEPVPLPSGTPQSYTVQNLSAGITYYFAMKVRDDMLTNWSGISNVVIKVTPLIKIMPLGDSITARSPSYRTTLWTLLNSDPVHPNYDFVGSATTVGDTCPDPNHEGHSGIRVLGIDTDIDTWLTWNPSDIILLHIGTNDVGSYTGELLADTTNRLSALIDKITTKVPNAKVYVASIIPMTSYDNAPYPPKTTTELFNEVITYNDAIPGVVASKQSQGKNVYFVDMYNESNIIPATDLIDGCHPSQSGSDKMANVWFNHLTEIPGPTITVTYPNGGESLTVGSQQTITWTSGGTVGNVNIAISTNSGTSWVTYITNTANDGSQPLNIPNTPSTTCRIRIQELDGSPTDMSDSNFTITSIPPTVSISTIVVTNGSNPPATLTIKVNASDTDGTISKVDFYSNGNPLLPAVTTPDSNSQYAYTWNNVSSGTYSITAKATDNSNATTTTSALVVVITNSSVSQQQAYPSGVAWSIGSGTTTIEAEDYDTVTSGTGEGIAYHDTTPGQEDHSNIFRTTEGVDIEVCSDTGAGYDIGHTIPGEWLEYSINVNQSGTYRIILRTARDTTVDDSVHIEFAQSDVKYLQTASVILPGTGNWQVWTDAVIATNVTLNAGNQIMRLVLDPSAAVYCSNFNYISLIKLNADTPNTVETPTISPGAGTYASSVTVTLGCATGGATIRYTTNGTDPTSSSLLYSAPFTLAQSATVRTRAFKTAMTDSSVNSVAYIVIPPVSLQQSYGNNGNPWQIGIATTTIEIENYDTVTSGSAEGKTYYDTTPGNLGGAYRTSEAVDIENCTDTGGGYNIGYAVSGEWLEYSVNVSETAEYKIIIRASNGQGSIGNPIHLEFGVHNAQANIITPPVSIPDTGGWSTWTDIEVSSNVLLISGNLIMKLVMDSGSKDWNGNFNYISIIRLTNDTTPPVVSAVAPANISGSGVVLTWTTNEPANSKIEYGLTTSYGSATLVADTGGVYSHSVTLNGLTENTVYHYRMVSVDMNGNTTTTGDYSFTTGATDPNPPVISNVRASVTINGAVLIWTTDENSDSQVGYGTTTAMGITTSLDTTPTRLHSVSIGGLQKGKTYYYRVYSRDPFGNLQTSAQYSFTTYNNNLKHRIYTYYYDDGTTTTKVGASASASLKFKLQVYNVDENSIATDYTGTLTLTTKNSKSSVLDTTDSTLTEADAGEKEVSVPFRSDIDTVELTGDTTSPIIINFNDMYIAKLVGYQGGSIRGVNGLKILIPTGILSMNKYLASIKTSAVPSVQNSIKYINTVHPICYDFGELTFKESAPELEDQVFTRAVNITIPYTTADIGTLNEDGLRIYYWTGTDWDLVTGLQTVDKTNNTVTATVKHFSTYRILGSYLSADMSNIKVYPNPYNPATAVLGKLKVMNLPVNSIMKLYNVSGGLVRELKEIDFGNLGWLEWDGKNADGDKVGRGIYVYQINDSAGNKKTGKIGLIK; encoded by the coding sequence ATGGGTAAATCTATTGAAAGTAAGTTAATAGAAAAATTAGTAATGACTTTAGTGTTGACACTGATAACGGTGTCTGTACATACTGCAACGGTAAATATAGATTACTCACAAACCAGGGGGAATCTACCACGATATCAAAAGTATACTACAACAGTAAGAAATACTCGGGGTCCTGTGGATACGCAGTTACTGAAAGACATTGATATGTCAGTAGAGAGAACATACTATTGGCCGAGTTTGATATGTAAAACAGAAGGTGACTACAACTGGAATTCTAATCAATATGGATTCATGGGCACCGATAATATTCTGGACAACATCATATCCCACGGTTCACAGCCATTAGTAACCATTGCTGATATTCCTTCATGGCTAACAGGCGAGACAGTATGGTATGGAAATGAACATCCCCCAAAGGATTATATTAAATGGGAGCAGCTGGTCAGGGATATTCTTACTCATCTCAAGGCGAAATATCCTAAAATTGTCTATGTTTCACTAATGAGTGAACCCACAGCAGAGTGGACCTGGTACAATGTTCTCTACCAACACACCGCTAATGCAGTCGTTGCGGTCAATGCCACTCTGCCTCCGGGTGTTGCTCCTATAAAATTGGGAGGCAACGGCCAATATTCTGACTATGCGATAGTTCCACTGTTCTTAGACTTCGTCAAGGACCACGGACTTAAGTTGGATTTTATTGATTATCATATCTACACCGATGATGCCAGTTACCTGGGACTCACCGCTAAAGACCCGAGAATCAGCGCTACAGTTACCAGGCAAATCAAATCGTGGCTGGACGAGAGAGGTATGAACGCCGAACTAATCATAACGGAATGGTGTACTTCAGGTAGGGACTACTTCGTAACAGGTTTCACTCCGGGAAATCTGAGTTTAGAGGCGTCTTGGAATGCATCAGGATGGTCTAGTCTCATGCAAACCGGTATCAACGTGATTCCTATGCAATTTGCAAACATGGACTACGCTCAGACACACGAGTCTATTATGGCGCCGGATAGAATAAAAACAGATGCCTTAAATACGACGACACTAATAACCACAGATGGGGTTGTGCTTCCTAAATACAACGTCTATAAGATGCTGAAGATGTCCAAGAACTATCTGGTCAGCGCGTCAAGTACAACCAATATATATTCCATTGCCAGCAAGGATAATTCGGGGGTCGCGTTAATGCTCTCTAATAATCAAAACGTTATGCAAACTGCGAGCATAAATCTCTCAAATCTTCCTTCCAGTTTTGGGACCGGGCCCATTCACTATGAGCGATATCTGGTGGATAATACCCACAGCAACTATGGTTACAACAATAACAATTTCCTTCTTGAAAAAGAGGAAGATAATTCCAGTGTTCCAGCTACTAACTCCTACAGTAAGAGTTTTGATATGGGACCGTATGCCACAACGCTGATAGTCATGACACCTACAGGTGGAACTCCTTATGTAACTGAAAAAATTGTTCCGACAGTAATAAACAATTTAGCAGTAACAAACAATTTTGCAACAAGTAGTTTAGGCAGTAGCAGTATAGTCCTAAGTTGGACAGCACCAAATCCTAATGATGATTATAGTACTACAGTGAGTGAATACGATATAAGATGTAGCAGTACTCTAAGTATAAGCGAGAGCAACTGGAAAGATGCACATTGTTTAGGTGGTCCTGTGCCAAAGGCAGCAGGTAACAATCAGACATATACCGTACAGGGTTTAGTTCCGGACACCAATTATTACTTTGCGATAAAGTCGTCAGATGCAGCAGGGAATTGTTCTGCGATATCTAATATTACCCCTGTTGTTAAAACTGCTGCTCTTACAACAAATATAGCATTAAATAAAACAGTAACAGTTTCTTCTACATACACGGATATATATTCAAATTATTCCGCGAATAGAGCAGTAGATGGTATTTTAACAACTCGTTGGGCATCACTGGGTAGTGATCCGCAATGGATATCTATAGATTTAGGCGCTACATATAATATAACTGAAATTGTATTAAAATGGGGAACAGATTGGTTTTGTACATATGCTAAAGATTATCTGATACAAGTATCAAATGATGGTTCAAACTGGCAAACAATATATACAAAGACAAGTGGTTCAGGCGGTATTGAAGATATAACATTAAATGGTAGTGGTAGATATGTAAGGATGTATGGTACAAAAAGAGGGGAGAATATCTCATATTGTTTATATTCCTTATGGGAATTTGAGATATATGGTAATTCAAATGCATCTGACCCTACCCCTCCTGCAATAACAATAACCTCACCGGCGAATAATTCAACGGTAACAGCATCGCTACTAACGGTAAGTGGTACAGCGTCAGACAATGTAGGGTTGAGTAAAGTAGAATTGAAAGTAGGAGCGGGTGGAACATACACTGCAGTTAATGGAACATTATCACCATGGAGTAATAGTGTTACATTGGCAAACGGTTCCAACGTAATATATGCCAAAGCGACTGATACATCCAATAATATAAAAGAGACAACAATAACAGTAACTTATACTATGCCACCCGACACAACACCACCCTCAGCGATAAACACATTAACGACAGGTGTTGCAACCAGTAATAGTGTGGTGTTAAGTTGGACTTCAGTCGGTAATGATGGTAATATAGGTACAGCAAGTGTGTATGATATTCGTTATGCAAATGTAAGTATAAATGAGAGTAATTGGGCAACAGCTACACAATGCAGTGGCGAACCGGTCCCACTGCCATCTGGAACACCACAGAGTTATACAGTCCAGAATTTAAGTGCAGGTATAACCTATTATTTTGCGATGAAGGTAAGAGATGATATGCTCACCAACTGGTCGGGAATATCCAATGTAGTAATCAAAGTAACACCACTTATAAAAATAATGCCCCTTGGAGATTCAATAACTGCCCGGAGCCCTAGTTATCGGACCACTTTATGGACATTACTAAATTCTGATCCTGTTCACCCGAATTATGATTTTGTCGGAAGTGCTACAACTGTCGGAGATACTTGTCCGGACCCAAATCATGAAGGACATAGTGGCATTAGAGTGCTTGGAATTGATACTGATATTGACACATGGTTAACGTGGAATCCTTCCGATATTATTTTACTGCACATTGGAACGAATGACGTGGGTAGTTATACAGGCGAACTACTCGCTGACACTACGAATAGACTTAGTGCTCTTATAGATAAAATCACGACAAAAGTACCCAATGCAAAAGTTTACGTAGCGTCAATTATTCCTATGACAAGTTATGATAATGCGCCATATCCACCCAAGACAACTACTGAATTATTTAATGAAGTTATTACATATAATGATGCAATTCCTGGGGTGGTAGCTTCAAAACAAAGCCAGGGCAAAAATGTTTATTTTGTTGATATGTATAATGAATCTAATATTATTCCTGCTACAGATCTTATTGATGGTTGCCATCCCAGCCAGTCTGGTTCCGATAAAATGGCTAATGTTTGGTTTAATCATCTTACAGAAATCCCGGGACCTACAATAACTGTAACCTACCCCAATGGTGGAGAAAGTTTAACAGTCGGAAGTCAGCAGACAATAACATGGACGAGTGGCGGGACAGTAGGGAATGTTAATATAGCTATCTCAACAAACAGCGGCACAAGCTGGGTAACGTATATAACCAACACTGCCAACGACGGCAGTCAACCGTTAAATATCCCAAATACACCAAGCACAACCTGCCGGATAAGGATACAGGAACTTGATGGTAGTCCAACAGACATGTCAGACAGTAATTTTACAATAACATCAATTCCTCCGACAGTAAGTATAAGTACAATTGTGGTTACAAATGGCAGTAATCCACCTGCGACATTAACAATAAAAGTAAATGCATCTGACACTGACGGAACTATCAGCAAAGTAGATTTTTACAGTAACGGTAATCCGTTATTACCGGCAGTTACAACTCCGGACAGTAATTCTCAGTATGCATATACATGGAACAATGTATCATCGGGCACTTACAGCATAACTGCAAAAGCAACCGATAATAGTAATGCAACCACGACAACGTCAGCATTGGTAGTAGTAATAACAAATAGTTCTGTTTCACAACAGCAGGCATATCCGAGTGGAGTAGCATGGTCAATAGGTTCAGGAACAACAACTATAGAGGCAGAAGATTATGATACAGTAACAAGTGGCACTGGTGAGGGCATAGCATATCATGATACAACCCCTGGCCAGGAGGATCATTCAAACATATTTAGGACAACCGAAGGTGTGGATATAGAAGTATGCAGTGATACAGGCGCTGGATACGATATAGGACATACAATACCCGGAGAATGGTTAGAATATAGTATTAATGTAAATCAGAGCGGCACATATAGAATAATATTAAGAACAGCCCGTGATACAACAGTTGACGATAGTGTTCATATTGAATTTGCCCAGAGTGATGTAAAATATCTTCAGACAGCTTCAGTAATCTTACCTGGAACAGGTAACTGGCAGGTATGGACAGATGCAGTAATCGCAACAAATGTAACACTTAATGCAGGTAACCAGATAATGAGGTTAGTGTTGGATCCTAGTGCGGCAGTTTATTGTAGTAATTTTAATTATATTAGTTTAATAAAATTAAATGCAGATACACCCAATACAGTAGAAACACCAACGATAAGCCCGGGAGCAGGGACATATGCAAGTTCTGTTACAGTAACCTTAGGTTGTGCAACCGGCGGAGCGACGATAAGATATACAACAAATGGAACAGACCCGACATCATCGTCATTGCTATATTCAGCACCATTTACATTAGCCCAGAGTGCGACAGTTCGAACACGTGCGTTTAAAACAGCAATGACCGATAGCTCAGTTAATAGCGTGGCATATATAGTAATACCACCCGTTTCACTACAACAGTCATATGGTAACAACGGTAATCCATGGCAGATAGGAATAGCAACAACAACGATAGAGATTGAGAATTATGACACGGTAACAAGTGGTTCTGCTGAAGGAAAAACATATTATGATACAACCCCCGGCAATTTAGGTGGTGCATACAGGACAAGTGAAGCAGTAGATATAGAGAATTGCACTGATACCGGTGGTGGTTACAATATTGGGTATGCAGTATCCGGTGAGTGGTTAGAATACAGTGTAAATGTGAGCGAGACTGCTGAATATAAAATAATAATAAGAGCATCAAATGGACAGGGGAGTATTGGAAATCCAATACACCTTGAATTTGGTGTTCATAATGCACAAGCAAATATTATAACACCACCGGTAAGCATACCTGATACGGGCGGGTGGAGTACGTGGACAGATATAGAAGTCTCATCTAATGTGTTGCTTATTTCCGGTAACCTGATAATGAAGTTAGTAATGGATTCCGGTAGTAAAGATTGGAACGGTAATTTTAATTATATCAGTATAATAAGACTAACTAACGACACTACACCGCCGGTAGTAAGTGCGGTGGCACCGGCAAACATATCCGGTAGCGGCGTAGTTCTAACCTGGACGACAAATGAACCTGCGAACAGCAAAATAGAATATGGTTTAACAACAAGTTATGGTAGTGCGACGCTGGTAGCAGATACCGGTGGAGTATATTCACACAGTGTTACATTAAACGGTCTTACTGAGAATACAGTCTATCATTACCGGATGGTGTCCGTAGATATGAATGGTAACACAACAACGACAGGTGATTACAGTTTTACAACAGGTGCGACTGATCCTAATCCGCCGGTAATAAGCAATGTACGTGCCAGTGTAACAATAAATGGTGCAGTTTTAATATGGACAACTGATGAGAACTCAGATTCGCAGGTAGGATATGGAACTACAACGGCAATGGGCATAACAACTTCATTAGATACAACACCAACAAGGTTACATAGCGTTTCAATTGGCGGATTACAGAAAGGCAAAACCTATTATTACAGGGTTTATAGCCGTGACCCATTTGGTAATCTTCAAACATCAGCACAATATAGTTTTACGACATATAACAACAACTTAAAACACCGGATATATACCTATTACTACGATGACGGGACAACAACAACAAAAGTAGGAGCATCAGCATCTGCGAGTTTAAAGTTTAAATTACAGGTATACAATGTAGATGAGAATAGTATTGCGACCGATTACACCGGCACACTAACACTAACAACCAAGAACAGTAAAAGCAGTGTTCTGGATACAACAGATTCAACATTAACAGAAGCGGATGCAGGTGAGAAGGAAGTTTCTGTTCCATTCCGTAGTGATATAGATACTGTAGAGCTGACCGGTGACACGACATCGCCTATAATTATAAATTTCAATGATATGTATATAGCAAAGTTAGTAGGCTACCAGGGTGGTTCAATACGGGGTGTTAACGGATTAAAGATACTGATACCTACAGGAATCCTATCGATGAACAAGTACCTTGCCTCAATAAAGACGAGTGCAGTTCCGTCGGTCCAAAATTCAATAAAATATATTAATACTGTCCATCCGATATGTTATGATTTTGGTGAGTTAACATTTAAAGAAAGTGCACCGGAATTAGAGGACCAGGTATTCACAAGAGCAGTAAATATAACAATACCATATACAACAGCAGATATAGGGACATTAAACGAAGACGGACTCAGGATTTATTATTGGACCGGAACAGATTGGGATTTGGTAACAGGTCTGCAGACAGTAGATAAAACAAACAACACAGTAACTGCAACCGTCAAACATTTTTCAACATACCGTATATTGGGTAGTTATTTATCTGCTGATATGAGCAATATAAAAGTATATCCAAACCCATATAATCCGGCAACAGCGGTTCTGGGTAAATTAAAAGTAATGAACTTGCCGGTAAACAGCATAATGAAATTGTATAATGTATCAGGAGGATTAGTTAGAGAATTGAAAGAGATAGATTTTGGCAATCTTGGCTGGCTCGAGTGGGATGGAAAGAATGCCGATGGTGATAAAGTAGGTAGAGGTATATATGTTTATCAGATAAATGACAGTGCCGGTAACAAGAAGACCGGGAAGATAGGACTAATCAAATAG